The following are from one region of the Abditibacteriota bacterium genome:
- a CDS encoding ion transporter — protein sequence MDRNFRDKIYDIVANDKDDNQWRLWNIVYEIILLIIIILSFIPVCHSGNMPDWMRWMEILCCVLFMIDYFLRWIIADRLYPQGRRIWLWGRVANPFRLYPITPMAIFDILSILPILPFIPATWGIARFSRIFRFFRLLKLFRYASGLQTLLDVVVRSWGQLIAVLILLAFWLLTSAFFFNVFDSNHFGWKMALYQSVLSFTTLKDVETGNFIVKVLSCISAVLGITLVALPTGIVTSVYMRLREMDRRIEEIEATLIVMNKDLTPQYDELTGKYHRNRDLPNPETIRTAIDDHQHELSEIKKNRHNREVNDNILRANIETLHSQVSDTSDDLARLRKQSANSDEIASVYRARFNPEPRAIQRFRQNEKEEPSDEEKIYRVFRRLLGDLAQDQEENNEAEN from the coding sequence ATGGATCGTAATTTTAGGGATAAGATTTATGATATCGTCGCCAACGACAAAGACGACAACCAATGGCGTTTATGGAATATAGTATATGAAATAATCCTGCTGATCATAATCATCCTGAGCTTCATTCCGGTTTGCCACAGCGGCAATATGCCTGATTGGATGCGCTGGATGGAAATCTTGTGCTGTGTTCTTTTCATGATAGACTATTTTTTGCGATGGATAATTGCAGACAGGTTATATCCACAGGGGAGAAGAATATGGCTATGGGGGCGAGTAGCTAACCCGTTCCGCTTATATCCTATTACGCCGATGGCGATCTTTGATATACTGAGCATCCTGCCCATATTACCGTTCATCCCGGCAACATGGGGAATAGCAAGGTTTTCAAGAATCTTCAGGTTTTTCAGGTTGCTGAAGCTCTTCAGATATGCCTCCGGGCTGCAAACCCTGCTGGACGTGGTTGTGAGAAGCTGGGGTCAGCTGATAGCAGTACTCATCCTATTGGCCTTTTGGCTGTTAACCAGCGCATTCTTCTTCAACGTCTTCGATTCCAACCACTTCGGCTGGAAAATGGCTTTGTATCAATCGGTGCTATCTTTTACGACTCTCAAGGACGTTGAGACCGGCAACTTTATAGTCAAGGTACTGAGCTGCATCAGCGCCGTTTTGGGTATAACTCTCGTTGCCCTGCCTACCGGTATCGTGACCTCCGTATATATGAGACTGCGTGAAATGGACAGGAGGATCGAGGAAATAGAAGCGACACTCATAGTTATGAATAAAGACCTTACGCCGCAATATGATGAACTGACCGGCAAATATCACAGAAACAGGGATTTGCCAAACCCGGAAACTATCCGAACGGCAATAGACGATCATCAACATGAATTAAGTGAAATCAAGAAAAATAGACACAACAGAGAAGTCAATGACAATATCCTCAGAGCAAACATCGAAACGCTCCACAGCCAAGTCAGCGATACAAGCGATGACCTTGCAAGATTAAGAAAACAGAGCGCCAACTCGGATGAAATTGCGTCTGTATATCGTGCGCGATTCAATCCGGAACCAAGAGCAATTCAACGATTCCGACAAAACGAAAAAGAAGAGCCAAGCGACGAAGAAAAAATCTATCGTGTTTTCAGGAGGCTTTTAGGGGATCTGGCACAAGATCAGGAGGAAAACAATGAGGCGGAGAATTAG
- a CDS encoding N-6 DNA methylase: MRRRRRRIGRRRFSDLDPWDIERTLQDYINEEEAKRVYTAILFAVIKYSEREEKLELDSVDTFTSSFVSKGRMSEELGIQLKTHLSDFWGLAQKAILTFTKIDELKQEFLFPAFDDYQDIELDDKDKLRGVIAAEMLDISEKDTVLDCTRIRSGFLKSADKAIKAKGMPDNQDALPLSGLILDQANKITYEIANNLKLDGYEAAPIIGNIVESGNVGKQFAKVFLDAADLLREKSWASSRDDDTDDSWIWDAVDNTTKLLQNNGKAAICLDERSLVSEDSAYVKNRGDLVEKKQVSAVLQMDRFYLLMLSSQPVEKISFLDVSDIVKKAHEEERDLTDEDINEIKNMLHDQAAIVSVEEVKNNRYRLLPWDYIYSANNVLSDIADRLFGYEGDDISDLFTREDTGVYYLRRSSVIDKNNLPRLKDVPKGANKIRNGDIVGSTVIDFLEGDECLVADASVNACRVKKEDGNNVIDPWYLLKMIEAGRHGDNFMDMRIPRETAEKESEIGEAYKRIVVDWQNAVRRRKELEKKLKDTLRR, from the coding sequence ATGAGAAGACGAAGAAGAAGAATTGGCAGAAGACGTTTCAGCGATCTGGATCCCTGGGATATCGAAAGAACTCTTCAGGATTATATCAATGAAGAAGAGGCAAAAAGAGTATATACAGCTATCCTTTTTGCAGTAATCAAATATAGTGAAAGAGAAGAAAAACTGGAGCTTGACTCTGTGGACACGTTCACCAGCTCTTTTGTCTCAAAAGGCAGAATGAGCGAAGAATTGGGGATCCAGCTTAAAACTCATCTCTCCGACTTTTGGGGGCTCGCCCAAAAAGCAATTCTTACCTTCACTAAAATCGACGAGCTCAAGCAGGAATTTTTGTTCCCGGCATTTGATGACTATCAGGACATAGAGCTTGATGACAAAGACAAGCTGAGAGGCGTTATTGCCGCAGAGATGCTGGATATCAGCGAAAAAGACACCGTTCTGGACTGCACAAGGATACGCAGCGGCTTTTTGAAATCGGCAGACAAAGCCATTAAGGCTAAGGGAATGCCTGACAATCAGGATGCATTGCCTCTTTCCGGGCTGATACTTGATCAGGCTAATAAGATCACCTACGAAATAGCCAACAATCTCAAGCTTGATGGCTATGAAGCTGCGCCGATCATAGGAAACATTGTGGAATCCGGCAACGTTGGAAAGCAGTTTGCCAAAGTATTCCTTGACGCTGCCGACTTGTTACGAGAAAAAAGCTGGGCCAGCAGCCGAGATGATGATACAGACGATTCCTGGATATGGGACGCTGTAGATAACACTACAAAACTGTTGCAGAACAACGGAAAGGCGGCAATCTGCCTGGATGAAAGATCTTTAGTAAGTGAAGACTCCGCATACGTGAAGAACAGAGGCGATCTTGTAGAAAAGAAACAAGTCAGCGCCGTTTTGCAGATGGATCGCTTTTACCTGCTGATGCTGAGCTCACAGCCAGTAGAAAAAATAAGTTTCCTTGATGTGTCGGATATCGTAAAGAAGGCCCATGAAGAGGAAAGGGACCTGACTGACGAAGACATCAATGAGATAAAAAACATGCTCCACGATCAGGCAGCTATCGTATCGGTGGAAGAGGTAAAAAACAACCGATATCGTCTTCTTCCATGGGATTACATTTATTCCGCGAACAATGTCCTCAGCGACATAGCAGACAGGCTGTTCGGGTATGAGGGCGACGACATCAGCGACCTGTTTACCCGGGAAGACACAGGCGTTTATTATCTCCGCCGAAGTAGTGTCATTGACAAAAACAACCTGCCCCGGCTGAAAGATGTCCCCAAAGGCGCCAACAAGATCCGCAACGGAGATATTGTCGGCTCTACGGTCATAGACTTCCTTGAGGGTGACGAGTGTCTGGTGGCGGATGCTTCCGTGAATGCCTGTCGGGTCAAAAAAGAAGACGGCAACAATGTCATTGACCCTTGGTATCTGCTGAAAATGATTGAAGCAGGCAGGCACGGAGACAATTTCATGGACATGCGGATCCCCAGAGAAACTGCCGAGAAAGAGAGCGAGATAGGAGAAGCATACAAAAGGATCGTTGTGGATTGGCAAAACGCCGTCCGAAGGCGCAAAGAACTGGAGAAAAAACTGAAGGACACCCTCAGGCGGTAA